Below is a genomic region from Ziziphus jujuba cultivar Dongzao chromosome 7, ASM3175591v1.
ACCAGGGCATACAAAAAACTAGGCccattttgaaaagaaattgaaaattaaactaaattagCAACAAAAATGCAATGCGACATGATTAAATAGTATAATATGTAACTTAATTTGACAAATGTTGCAGACATGAGATTGTTGGAGAAGTCACAGAAGTTGGAAGCAAAGTGAAGAAAGTGCAAGTGGGGGATAAAGTTGGGGTGGGATGCATAGTTGGTGCTTGTGATTCATGTGACAGCTGCAACAATGGCCTTGAAAACTATTGTCGCAAAATGATACTTACCTATTCTTCCAAATACCATGATGGAACTATAACTTATGGAGGCTACTCTGATATGATGATCGCCCATGAGCGATATATCGTTAAATTCCCCGAAAACATGCCGCTAGATGCCGGTGCTCCTCTACTGTGCGCTGGGATTACAGTTTACAGTCCTTTGAAATATTTTGGAATGGCAGAACCAGGCAAACATGTTGGGATTGTAGGACTCGGTGGACTTGGTCatgtggctgtgaaatttgcCAAAGCTCTTGGTGCCAAGGTCACTGTTATTAGTACCTCTCCCAGCAAGAAAAGTGAAGCTATTGATCAACTGGGTGCTGACTATTTTTTGGTTAGCCGTGACCAAGATCAAATGAAGGTACATACTGGatactatatataattatatcatTAATTCTCGGGTCTAGgaatattgaataaaattttattctcaACAACACATTTCATTTCTCTAAAATGatgtgttatttatttttttacaagataaaaatatattataacatTGATAAACATattgtcaatattttaattaataatatatattataatattgatttataatatgttttttattattttggaaattagAGTGCGATGGGCACCATGGATGGAATTCTGGACACAGTATCTGCTGCGCATCCCATTCTACCTCTGCTTGGGCTATTGAAATACCATGGAAAGCTTATTCTAGTTGGTCTACCAGACAAACCGATTGAGATTCCTTGCTTTCCTTTAGTAATGGGTAAGCTTACATACATATGTTGATTCtctaattaattttccaaaattcataggTTAAATTCAACTTatttataagaataataatagtataataacaatattaataataatgtgaATAAACATTAACAGGAAGGAAAACGGTGGCTGGTAGTACAATTGGAGGAATGAAGGAAACACAGGAGATGATTGATTTTGCCGCAAAACACAACATTACTGCGGATATAGAGATTGTTGCAATGAAGGATGTGAATGCAGCGATGGAGCGTTTGGCAAAGAATGATGTTCGATATCGATTTGTCATCGACATTGGAAACACTATTGCTGAAACCAAGCTTTAAAAGAGATCTGGTTATAGCTTGAATTGGCGGTTTGGTCGATCATGGCTAAATTTctgccttattattattattattttatattttactatatGCTTTTTGtgttactttttggtttttattgattCGTATTGGACCACACACCAGTATTATTGTTGGTTGATTGATggtcatatattattattattattattattaggtgaTTAGAACCCAAGACTTCACATATGAAGAAGTCTAGtcataaattgtttattaaaataatttaatgaatggaCATGGTTATTTTATACTTATAAAATGTCTACAGAGAAAATAACACTTTCATTTCAATTTACCTTGCTAGGAAAAGAAAAGGTgcaaattatatgtataaaaacaGAATGACGAAGAGCGAAGAGCAATTAAGCTATGTTTCATACATATGTTATACAGagggttttcttcttcttcctctattattattatttttaattttttttccccttaacaTCTTCCATTAAAGTTTTGTGAGCATTATGCGCCAAGACGTAGAGTACACGCTGATTGTCATCCAATATCTTCAAATAAAGTTGAACGGgcatatatagataataattaaggaTTTATTTTCATGTCCTTATTCCTTATTCacacaaaaattattattttttttttatcataaaaaaattgttacttGTTGACTGGTTCCATTTGCCTATGAACAATTAATAATtggcttttgtttattttttttttttagcattttaaaacaaaattagaaatctttttttttttttttgtgaaaaaaaaattaaaagtccaTATGGAAGAAGTGATCGACCCATAGCATTCTCTCAATTAGATAATCATGTCAGCTCCCGAtcttattaaacattttatgtaattaatatggaaaccatttcttttctttttttttttttttggtctattttattatcattaaccAGAATATGTCAAATGCACGAACTTAAGAAATCGACCAGCTAAAAAAGAGGACTCgttaaatgatattttatttataacttaGTAAGTTTAAAACTAAAGCATTTataatgtgtgtgtatatatatatatatatatatatatatgggtaaaCTGCACTTTAGTTAATTGCGATTTAGATTATCAATTTCAAagtaaagtatttaatttttaatttgttttagattGGTTTAATCTCCGACTGGccaaacaaatatttaatagCATTTTCATCCATGATTAACACCTTAATCTCTTCATTTCCAAATTGTTGTTTTcaattcaatataaaaataagttaTCAGACAGaactattattaatttgtttggcaaaattaaaaattaaatcattttgcaataaattaaaaagatcaAGAGTCTAAATCCCTACGTTTGAAAGTTTATCCTTAAATCATAAAAACATGAGttgtttaaattaaatatattaataaccaCATACTGAACAAAGACATAATTAATAATGGGCATACATGAGTTGTTTAAATTGAATAAACCCTCCTTTAGGCTTGGTGTATGGAGATTGATCAACTTATTTTGCTACAAGATCAACTTGATCAATCCTTGCCATTACTACAGACCATTATTAATCGGATCCATATTTGTGTGCGTgtgtggttttttgttttttgtttatttttattttttatcatattacaATAATTCATAATCTAAATGGAAGGTATCAACTTCACTTGATTACTTTGGTATTAGCTAATTGACAAGTTAATAGTAAGGATCACTTTTCCATTTAGgattttagttttcaaaaaataaaaattgatttaaataaaaccAACCACTACTTGTAAGCATGATCACATACAGTGATAATACTAATGTTCTTTAAaaacggatttttttttttttttcaaccaatGTCGCTAGACTTCATctaatattgtattttatacCAAATGTACTGATTAACTCATACCGCAAGAACTATTTaagtagctttttttttttcttttttttttttttaataagtaaaaCACTATTTAGATAGCGTTGCTAGAGGAGAGGAGAATCTATACATGcctgtttattttatttgtttaaaactaACATAAAGTACGTGATGCAGAGGAGAATCTATATATGcctgtttattttattgtttaaaacTAACATAAAGTACATGATGCAACAAGTtggtaaaattaataaaatctggGATCTGACCTTcgtctaatatttttatatcttataGCAGAAAATGAATCAGTGTCATGCCTCCTGCATTTTATAAATAGTGTTGCTATATTAGAATTATGAGGTTTAGTTTAATGGTTGTTGTACTTTAGTAGCCTTGTTTTATAGAGTTTTGtcgtttatattttaaactatcAAAAGtagcaatttaaatttttatttatttaatttgttataaatagatttaatcttcaatttgaccaaattgataactattttgtccaaaaatttgtttccataatgaaattaaaagtattaaagTCTAGGTCAAGTAAGATTGGCATGGTTGTTATATCACTTATACTTGGAAGGTCGTAGATTAAAGATATCAAAGTAGAGAGAAATTGCTGTAAATAAAGAGTAGTAGAATctatgaaaaaagagaaaaaaaaaaaagcagttacatggacaaaattattatcaatttatttgacaaaattagaaATTGGACAAATCtgtaacaaattgcaaaaactAAATACTAACTTTTAAAAAGTTGAGAGACTAAATCGCAAAAgcataaaaatcaaaaatattaaactacaattaacctttattttaattatgtctTTAAAACAAATGTAAAGTATGTGATGcgacaatttcataaaatcaatataattaatatgctggaaaatttatctttttaaattaaaagttcAAAGAAAATGAATTAGTGTCATACCTCGTGCATTATTTAAATAGTGTTGCTATATTAGAAATATAAGGTTTAAAACAAACGAAAATTATGTGATGCGTGcgacatttttattaaattaatataatatgtaagaaaatttatctttataaataatttggagAAAATTTCACCTTGTTAAATAGCTAAAAAATAGCTTAGAgatttatagtatttttttattttttgtcaacaTTACAACTAGAAAAGAAAGGATTTTAGCCAggttaaattaaatttgaatgttacataaatgtattttcagtaattttaTTTGTAAGATCTATGAGTTTTGAAGGATGTgagataaaaaatgataaaatcagtGAACAATATATTAGGATAGATTATGACGACTAAGGATAACTAATATAGTGCCACTAAGATAAGTGTGGATAGGTACGAGACATTGACAGACTATCTTATCAGCAAAGATCATTTAATATTCAACGCTATATTGATTGGGTATAGAACGGTGGttgttcaaatataaaatatacactttCTTAACAACAAAAACTTTTCAAAGCGATTGGCCTAGAATGTTTGAATGAAAAATCCATATCATTTGAAATGCAATGgacaaattgaaaataatattgaagaaGAGAGAGTGACGCATTTCATTATAAGTGAACCAAGTCTATGAATAGTAAATATAGTACCAATTTAACATATAAGAAGCATAATACGAAGTCAGAGAAAGTTTAGGACAAAGGTATGAAAAACTATTAAAGACCTCGTACTCGTAGAATGCTTACTAACTAATTATTACTCTTAGGAAATTTAAAGATGGAGAGGCTTGGAAAAAAGTTTTAGGGCCAGTTTCTATCTATCTTAACTCAGTTTCAGGCAATGAATCAAATATTGAACATAAACTCTGGGAAAATGCTAAAGAGCAGGTATATTATATTGTAAATCAAGCTCTTCCTATATAAACAAATTTTCAATCCCTTGTGTTGAACTATTTATGAAATCCTTTAATGGTTATTTTAGATGAAAGCAGAGGCTGAAAAATGGCCATACAATTTCACTCAATCTG
It encodes:
- the LOC125418176 gene encoding 8-hydroxygeraniol dehydrogenase produces the protein MSKAPEDEHPVKAFGWAARDKSGHLSPFNFSRRQTGDEDVSFKVLYCGICHSDLHSLRNDWGYTFYPIVPGHEIVGEVTEVGSKVKKVQVGDKVGVGCIVGACDSCDSCNNGLENYCRKMILTYSSKYHDGTITYGGYSDMMIAHERYIVKFPENMPLDAGAPLLCAGITVYSPLKYFGMAEPGKHVGIVGLGGLGHVAVKFAKALGAKVTVISTSPSKKSEAIDQLGADYFLVSRDQDQMKSAMGTMDGILDTVSAAHPILPLLGLLKYHGKLILVGLPDKPIEIPCFPLVMGRKTVAGSTIGGMKETQEMIDFAAKHNITADIEIVAMKDVNAAMERLAKNDVRYRFVIDIGNTIAETKL